A region of uncultured Carboxylicivirga sp. DNA encodes the following proteins:
- a CDS encoding SDR family oxidoreductase translates to MGFDLLKGKRGIVFGALNDMSIAWKVAERAVEEGAQITLSNTPVACRMGEVVELGKKLNAEIIPADATNVADLENVFAKSMEVLGGKVDFVLHSIGMSLNVRKKRVYHDLDYNYLTKTLDISAISFHKMLQVGFKMDAISEWGSVLALSYVAAQRTFYGYNDMADAKALLESIGRSFGYIYGRERKVRVNTISQSPTVTTAGSGVKGIDGLIDFSERMSPLGNADALDCANYCITMFSDLTKKVTMQNLFHDGGFSNVGMSLRAMTQYNKSFDENDIKDMY, encoded by the coding sequence ATGGGATTTGATCTTTTAAAAGGAAAAAGAGGTATTGTTTTCGGAGCACTTAATGACATGTCTATTGCATGGAAAGTGGCTGAAAGGGCAGTAGAAGAAGGTGCCCAGATTACTTTGTCGAACACACCGGTAGCCTGCCGTATGGGAGAGGTTGTGGAGCTAGGTAAAAAATTAAATGCTGAAATTATTCCTGCCGATGCAACTAATGTTGCTGATCTTGAGAACGTATTTGCTAAGTCAATGGAAGTGTTAGGTGGTAAAGTTGACTTTGTTTTACACTCAATCGGTATGTCATTGAATGTGCGTAAAAAACGTGTATATCATGACCTTGATTATAATTATCTGACAAAAACGCTTGACATTTCTGCTATTTCATTCCACAAAATGTTGCAGGTTGGTTTCAAAATGGATGCTATTAGTGAGTGGGGCTCTGTTTTGGCTTTAAGCTATGTGGCTGCGCAACGTACGTTTTATGGATATAATGATATGGCTGATGCGAAAGCATTGTTGGAATCAATCGGACGTAGCTTCGGTTATATTTACGGACGCGAACGTAAAGTACGTGTGAATACTATTTCGCAATCACCAACCGTAACTACTGCTGGTAGTGGAGTGAAAGGTATTGATGGTTTGATTGACTTCTCAGAGCGTATGTCACCACTAGGTAACGCAGATGCTTTGGATTGCGCGAATTACTGTATTACCATGTTTTCAGATTTAACCAAGAAGGTTACCATGCAAAATCTTTTCCATGATGGAGGATTCTCAAACGTGGGTATGAGTCTGAGGGCAATGACACAGTACAACAAAAGTTTCGATGAGAACGATATAAAGGATATGTACTAA
- the cysD gene encoding sulfate adenylyltransferase subunit CysD, producing the protein MDKYRINHLKELEAESIFVIREVAAQFENPVMLFSGGKDSIVMFHLARKAFWPAKVPFSLMHIDTGHNFPETIEYRDRLMEQTGTKCIVALVQDSIDQGRVVEEKGFNASRNKLQTVTLLDAIENNKFDAAMGGGRRDEEKARAKERFFSHRDEFGQWDPKNQRPELWNLFNGRKNMGEHFRVFPISNWTEMDVWQYIYMEKIELPSLYFTHKREVFNRDGVWMANEPCMTLKDTEKLEMKDVRCRTIGDVTCTGLTLSTANSIEDIILEVAATRTTERGGRADDKRSESAMEDRKREGYF; encoded by the coding sequence ATGGATAAATACCGGATAAATCACCTTAAAGAATTGGAAGCAGAATCGATTTTCGTAATCAGGGAAGTTGCTGCCCAATTTGAAAATCCTGTAATGTTATTTTCTGGTGGAAAAGACTCTATCGTTATGTTTCATCTTGCGCGTAAAGCATTTTGGCCTGCCAAAGTGCCGTTCTCTTTGATGCATATCGATACAGGTCATAATTTCCCGGAAACAATAGAATACCGTGATCGTCTAATGGAACAAACCGGAACAAAATGTATTGTTGCCTTGGTTCAGGATTCGATCGATCAGGGAAGAGTTGTTGAAGAAAAAGGATTTAATGCCAGTCGTAACAAATTACAAACGGTTACTTTGCTTGATGCAATTGAGAACAATAAGTTTGATGCTGCGATGGGAGGTGGTCGTCGTGATGAAGAAAAAGCAAGAGCAAAAGAACGCTTCTTCTCTCATCGTGATGAATTTGGCCAGTGGGATCCTAAAAACCAGCGTCCAGAACTTTGGAATTTGTTTAACGGCCGTAAAAATATGGGAGAGCATTTCCGCGTGTTCCCTATCAGTAACTGGACAGAAATGGATGTTTGGCAATATATCTACATGGAAAAGATTGAATTACCAAGCTTATACTTTACACATAAACGAGAAGTATTTAACCGCGATGGCGTGTGGATGGCAAATGAGCCATGTATGACGTTGAAAGATACTGAGAAGTTAGAAATGAAAGATGTGCGTTGTCGTACCATTGGTGATGTTACCTGTACTGGTTTAACATTGTCAACTGCTAACTCTATTGAAGATATTATTCTAGAGGTGGCAGCAACTCGTACAACTGAACGTGGTGGTCGTGCTGATGATAAGAGGTCAGAATCAGCTATGGAAGATCGTAAGCGTGAGGGATATTTCTAA
- a CDS encoding ROK family transcriptional regulator codes for MSHLNLDTEVIGQLEGVEKKKYLLKIRILKALYINGPQPISWICKETKVSSPNAMSVLNEMLGRNILEKKGFGKSIGGRKPDLYGFVADSLFVVAVELSVYQMRITIFNAINKQIIKANEYSIYLDNSKSTLEFIIEKIDLFIDKVKIDRKKLLGIGISMPGLIDSINGINYTFLNIDNRSISKIIEKRIGRPVFIENDAKAMALAEFVLGKEENTNDLLLLFLDMGIGLGMILNGQLYRGSSGFAGEFSHIPIVDNGKLCGCGKIGCLQTVASGINVLSMIEEGVEKGITSVHLDESDKKQKYKELEKVINAAIEGDQYAIKILDETGKNLGKGISTLIQLFNPEYIILSGVLSESGDLITNSIKQGINTHTMKQIRENTKIKISEFGKDLALYGALAIVMQNIFEEFFN; via the coding sequence ATGAGTCATCTAAATCTTGATACTGAGGTTATTGGTCAATTAGAAGGTGTTGAGAAGAAAAAGTATTTATTAAAAATACGTATTCTTAAGGCATTATATATTAATGGTCCACAACCTATTTCCTGGATATGTAAAGAAACAAAAGTAAGCTCTCCCAATGCAATGAGTGTTTTGAATGAAATGCTTGGTAGAAATATATTGGAAAAGAAAGGATTTGGGAAGTCGATAGGAGGTAGGAAGCCTGATTTATATGGTTTTGTTGCTGATAGTCTTTTTGTTGTGGCTGTTGAATTAAGTGTATACCAAATGCGGATTACAATATTTAATGCCATAAATAAACAAATTATCAAGGCTAATGAATATTCCATTTATTTGGATAATAGTAAAAGTACACTTGAATTTATAATAGAAAAGATTGATTTATTTATTGATAAGGTAAAAATTGACAGGAAAAAGTTACTGGGAATTGGAATAAGTATGCCTGGTTTGATTGACTCCATTAATGGAATAAATTATACATTCTTAAATATTGATAATCGCTCTATCTCAAAAATTATTGAAAAGAGAATTGGCAGACCTGTTTTTATTGAAAATGATGCTAAAGCAATGGCATTAGCTGAATTTGTTTTAGGAAAGGAAGAAAATACAAATGATCTGCTTCTTTTATTCCTGGATATGGGAATTGGATTAGGTATGATTTTAAATGGTCAATTGTATAGAGGAAGTTCAGGTTTTGCTGGTGAGTTCAGTCATATTCCAATTGTTGATAATGGTAAATTATGTGGTTGTGGCAAAATCGGTTGCCTGCAAACAGTTGCTTCGGGTATTAATGTTCTTTCTATGATTGAAGAAGGAGTTGAAAAAGGAATTACCTCTGTTCATTTAGATGAGAGCGATAAAAAACAGAAATATAAGGAATTAGAAAAAGTGATAAATGCTGCAATTGAAGGAGATCAATATGCAATAAAAATTCTTGATGAAACTGGTAAAAACCTTGGAAAAGGAATATCAACTCTGATTCAATTGTTTAATCCTGAGTATATCATTTTAAGTGGTGTTTTATCTGAATCAGGTGATTTAATTACCAATTCAATTAAGCAAGGAATCAATACACATACTATGAAGCAAATCAGAGAGAATACCAAAATAAAAATTAGTGAATTTGGAAAGGATTTGGCTCTTTATGGTGCTTTAGCAATAGTGATGCAGAATATTTTTGAAGAATTCTTTAATTAG
- a CDS encoding peroxiredoxin, with product MAVLVGKKAPSFSASAVVKGGEIVENFSLDQFLGKKYVILYFYPADFTFVCPTEILAFQDKMADFESRNVEVVGVSVDSEFSHWKWLQTDLKDGGIKGVKYPLVADNSKTISENYDVLAGEYDYNDDGQIVFSGTPMAYRGLFLIDKDGVVRHQVVNDMPLGRSVDEAIRMVDALQFFEENGEVCPADWHKGDKGLKATQEGIADFLGSK from the coding sequence ATGGCTGTATTAGTTGGAAAGAAAGCTCCTTCATTTAGTGCCAGCGCTGTTGTTAAGGGTGGCGAGATTGTAGAAAATTTTTCTTTGGATCAATTTCTGGGTAAGAAATATGTAATTCTTTATTTCTATCCTGCAGATTTTACTTTTGTTTGTCCTACAGAAATCCTTGCTTTTCAGGATAAGATGGCTGATTTCGAAAGCCGAAATGTTGAAGTTGTCGGAGTTTCAGTTGATTCAGAATTTTCTCATTGGAAATGGTTGCAAACTGATTTGAAAGATGGTGGTATTAAAGGTGTGAAATATCCTTTGGTTGCCGATAACAGCAAAACTATTTCTGAAAATTATGATGTTTTGGCTGGTGAGTATGATTATAATGATGACGGTCAAATTGTTTTTAGCGGAACACCAATGGCCTATCGTGGATTATTCTTAATTGATAAGGATGGAGTAGTTCGTCATCAGGTTGTGAATGATATGCCATTAGGTCGTAGTGTTGATGAGGCTATTCGTATGGTTGATGCACTTCAGTTCTTTGAAGAAAATGGTGAAGTTTGTCCTGCAGACTGGCATAAAGGTGATAAAGGATTGAAAGCAACTCAGGAAGGAATTGCTGACTTTCTTGGAAGTAAATAA
- the proS gene encoding proline--tRNA ligase, protein MAKVLTPRSESYAQWYNDLVLKADLAENSAVRGCMVIKPYGYAIWEKMQAQLDRMFKETGHENAYFPLFIPKSFFSKEADHVEGFAKECAVVTHYRLMNNPNGEGVVVDPEAKLEEELIVRPTSETIIWNTYKNWIQSYRDLPIKCNQWANVVRWEMRTRLFLRTAEFLWQEGHTAHSTKEEAIEETETMINVYAEFAEKFMAVPVIQGFKTASERFAGALETYTIEALMQDGKALQSGTSHFLGQNFAKAFDVKFASKEGKEDYVWATSWGVSTRLMGALIMAHSDDNGLVLPPKLAPIQVVIVPIYRKDEELEKIKVVAEEIKSKLIAKGVDVKFDFSDNKKPGWKFAEYELKGVPVRLAIGPRDIENGTVELARRDTLSKETISMEGIDEHIVNLLDEIQENIYNKAIDFRSENTTPVESYDEFKKVLNEKGGFILAHWDGTEETEKRIKDETKATIRCIPLDQPDEEGICMVTGKPSTKRVLFARAY, encoded by the coding sequence ATGGCAAAAGTGTTAACGCCTAGAAGTGAAAGTTATGCACAATGGTATAACGACCTTGTGTTGAAAGCAGATTTAGCTGAGAATTCAGCTGTAAGAGGATGTATGGTTATTAAACCATATGGCTATGCCATTTGGGAAAAAATGCAGGCCCAATTAGATCGTATGTTTAAAGAAACAGGTCATGAGAATGCCTATTTCCCACTTTTTATTCCAAAATCTTTTTTTAGTAAAGAAGCAGATCATGTTGAAGGTTTTGCAAAGGAATGTGCCGTTGTAACCCATTACCGACTAATGAACAATCCTAATGGAGAAGGTGTAGTTGTTGATCCGGAAGCAAAACTTGAGGAAGAATTAATTGTTCGACCAACTTCAGAAACGATTATCTGGAATACATATAAAAACTGGATTCAATCATACCGTGATCTTCCAATTAAATGTAACCAATGGGCAAACGTTGTTAGGTGGGAGATGCGTACGCGTTTATTTTTGAGAACAGCGGAATTTTTATGGCAGGAAGGTCATACGGCTCACTCTACCAAAGAAGAGGCAATTGAAGAGACAGAAACAATGATCAATGTTTATGCCGAGTTTGCTGAGAAATTTATGGCTGTTCCGGTTATTCAAGGATTTAAGACTGCCAGTGAACGCTTCGCAGGTGCATTGGAGACTTATACCATTGAGGCCTTAATGCAGGATGGAAAGGCTTTGCAGTCAGGAACATCTCATTTTCTTGGACAGAATTTTGCTAAAGCTTTCGATGTGAAGTTTGCAAGCAAAGAAGGAAAAGAAGATTATGTTTGGGCTACATCATGGGGAGTTTCAACTCGTTTAATGGGAGCCTTAATCATGGCTCACTCTGATGATAATGGATTAGTGTTGCCTCCGAAATTGGCTCCTATTCAGGTTGTTATTGTTCCAATTTATCGTAAGGATGAAGAATTGGAAAAAATAAAGGTTGTTGCTGAAGAAATCAAATCAAAGCTGATAGCTAAAGGGGTAGATGTTAAATTTGATTTCAGTGATAATAAAAAACCTGGATGGAAATTTGCCGAATATGAATTGAAAGGTGTTCCTGTTCGTCTGGCCATTGGACCTAGAGATATTGAAAATGGTACAGTGGAATTAGCCCGTCGTGATACACTTTCAAAAGAAACAATTTCAATGGAGGGCATTGATGAGCATATTGTAAACCTTTTGGATGAGATTCAGGAGAACATTTATAATAAAGCAATTGACTTCAGATCTGAAAATACAACTCCGGTTGAATCATACGATGAGTTTAAGAAAGTATTGAACGAAAAAGGCGGATTTATTTTGGCTCATTGGGATGGTACTGAGGAAACAGAAAAACGCATTAAGGATGAAACAAAGGCAACTATCCGTTGTATTCCATTGGATCAACCTGATGAAGAAGGTATTTGTATGGTTACAGGTAAACCTTCGACTAAAAGAGTTTTGTTTGCAAGAGCATATTAA
- a CDS encoding GTP-binding protein yields the protein MSGKESGYLDMELLRFTTAGSVDDGKSTLIGRLLYDSKAIFEDQMEAIERVSERSGHEEVNLALLTDGLRSEREQGITIDVAYRYFATPKRKFIIADTPGHIQYTRNMVTGASTANVALILVDARHGVLEQTLRHAYIASLLQIPHVIFCINKMDLVDYSQETFEKIKADIDAVSSKLSVKDIRFVPISALKGDNVVDRSTKMDWYDGPTLMYLLENIHISSDINHEDFRFPVQYVIRPQSADWPDYRGYAGRIASGAIKLGDEVSVMPSGFTSKVKTVDMMEEPLEVGFAPQSVSITLEDDIDISRGDMLIKSNNGSKPTASQDVDVMICWFNERKLVPRGKYVVRHTSADARAMVTDIQYKMNINTLEKNEDDKDVSMNDIARIKLRTTKPLYFDSYSRNRITGSLILVDEGTNETVAAGMII from the coding sequence ATGTCCGGAAAAGAATCAGGATATTTAGATATGGAACTTTTACGTTTTACCACAGCAGGTAGTGTGGATGACGGAAAAAGTACCTTGATTGGAAGATTGTTATACGATAGTAAGGCAATTTTCGAAGATCAAATGGAAGCTATCGAGCGTGTTAGTGAGCGTTCGGGTCACGAAGAAGTTAACCTTGCTTTGTTAACCGACGGATTACGTTCGGAGCGTGAACAGGGAATAACCATTGATGTGGCTTATCGTTATTTTGCTACTCCTAAACGTAAGTTTATCATTGCCGATACACCAGGACACATACAGTATACCCGTAATATGGTTACAGGTGCGAGTACTGCCAATGTCGCTTTGATTCTTGTTGATGCACGTCATGGTGTTTTGGAGCAAACTTTGCGTCATGCATACATTGCTTCTTTGTTACAGATTCCTCATGTAATCTTCTGTATCAATAAAATGGATTTGGTTGATTATAGCCAGGAGACATTTGAAAAGATAAAAGCTGATATTGATGCCGTATCATCTAAATTATCGGTTAAAGATATTCGATTTGTACCTATCAGTGCCTTAAAAGGTGATAATGTGGTTGATCGATCTACAAAAATGGACTGGTACGATGGACCAACTTTGATGTATTTGTTGGAGAATATTCATATCAGTAGTGATATTAATCACGAAGATTTTCGTTTCCCGGTTCAGTATGTCATTCGTCCTCAGTCGGCTGACTGGCCTGATTACAGAGGCTATGCAGGTCGAATTGCTTCAGGAGCTATTAAATTAGGTGACGAAGTGAGTGTAATGCCTAGCGGGTTCACTTCAAAGGTTAAAACCGTTGATATGATGGAAGAGCCTTTGGAGGTAGGTTTTGCGCCTCAATCGGTGTCAATAACATTAGAAGATGATATTGACATTAGCCGTGGTGATATGTTGATTAAATCCAACAATGGTTCAAAACCAACGGCAAGTCAGGATGTTGATGTAATGATATGTTGGTTCAATGAACGTAAACTGGTTCCAAGAGGTAAATATGTTGTTCGTCATACTTCAGCTGATGCCAGGGCAATGGTTACTGACATTCAATATAAGATGAATATCAATACTCTTGAAAAGAATGAAGATGACAAGGATGTTAGTATGAACGATATTGCACGCATTAAACTTCGTACTACAAAACCTTTATATTTCGATTCGTATAGCAGAAACCGAATTACCGGAAGTTTAATTTTGGTTGATGAAGGAACCAACGAAACAGTTGCTGCAGGTATGATTATATAG
- the pepT gene encoding peptidase T has translation MNNLLDRFLGYVEIDTQSDSDTGLTPSTPGQMVFAEFLADELQSVGLSDVEVDNNGYVMATLPATTDDDVPVIGFIAHMDTSPDFSGRHVKPQVISNYQGGDIVLNKDEEIVLKVTDFPEVEKYIGQDLVVTDGTTLLGADDKAGVAEIVTAMEYLLAHPEIKHGKIRICFTPDEEIGAGADHFDVKKFGAEFAYTMDGSELGELEFENFNAAYAKLTIHGRMVHPGYAKRKMRNSIRIANQIMTMLPRHETPEHTEGYEGFYHLMSFNGDVEKTEMMYIIRDFKKDRFEDRKKELEHLIRKINSEYGEGTADIEMKDQYYNMREKVEPVMYVVDFAKQAMEELGIKPNVKPIRGGTDGARLSYMGLPTPNIFAGGHNFHGRFEFVPVQSMMKATEVIVKISELVAKK, from the coding sequence ATGAATAATTTATTAGATCGATTTTTAGGGTATGTTGAGATAGATACCCAATCGGATTCAGATACAGGATTAACACCCTCAACACCCGGACAAATGGTGTTTGCAGAGTTTTTGGCTGATGAGTTGCAATCAGTTGGCTTAAGTGATGTGGAAGTTGATAATAATGGGTATGTTATGGCAACCCTGCCGGCAACAACAGATGATGATGTGCCAGTTATTGGATTTATTGCACATATGGATACCAGTCCTGATTTTAGTGGTCGTCATGTTAAACCTCAAGTGATTAGTAATTATCAGGGAGGTGATATTGTTTTAAATAAGGATGAAGAAATAGTATTAAAAGTTACAGATTTTCCTGAAGTTGAAAAGTACATTGGTCAGGATTTGGTGGTTACAGACGGAACCACCTTGTTAGGTGCTGATGATAAGGCTGGAGTTGCAGAAATTGTTACTGCAATGGAATATCTTCTGGCACATCCCGAAATTAAACATGGTAAGATTCGTATCTGTTTCACTCCGGATGAAGAGATTGGTGCTGGTGCTGATCATTTTGATGTGAAAAAATTCGGAGCTGAGTTTGCTTACACAATGGATGGATCAGAACTGGGAGAATTGGAGTTTGAGAATTTTAATGCTGCCTATGCTAAATTAACTATTCATGGTCGCATGGTACATCCAGGTTATGCAAAGCGAAAAATGCGTAATTCAATACGTATTGCCAATCAGATTATGACCATGTTACCTCGCCACGAAACTCCGGAACATACTGAAGGTTATGAAGGATTCTATCATCTAATGTCTTTCAATGGTGATGTTGAAAAAACGGAGATGATGTATATTATCCGTGATTTTAAGAAAGATCGTTTTGAAGATCGTAAAAAAGAATTGGAGCATCTTATTCGTAAGATTAATTCGGAGTATGGTGAAGGTACTGCCGATATTGAAATGAAGGATCAATATTATAATATGCGCGAAAAGGTTGAGCCGGTGATGTATGTCGTTGATTTTGCCAAACAAGCCATGGAAGAATTGGGTATTAAACCTAATGTTAAACCAATCAGAGGTGGAACAGATGGAGCTCGTTTGTCATATATGGGATTACCAACTCCGAATATTTTTGCAGGAGGACATAACTTTCACGGACGTTTTGAATTCGTTCCGGTTCAGAGTATGATGAAAGCTACAGAAGTCATTGTTAAGATATCTGAATTAGTGGCAAAAAAATAA
- the recN gene encoding DNA repair protein RecN — protein sequence MLKSLSISNYALIDKVNISLENGLTVITGETGAGKSVLLGALSLILGSRSDLTALLNREKKCVVEGEFFIGNNGLKEIFEVNDVDFEESTIIRREVLPTGKSRAFVNDTPVNLQFLKDIGSKLIDVHSQHQNLLLDDVGFQRMVVDSVADNKLLQQDYLIQFKEYKQLNRQIEHLIEENNKQKDDLDYLQFQFSQLDEAKLVEGELEELEKQLQELSHVEEIKMSLAEVVGVLNDEPKTVVDSLRDSLNKIHKIEQYLHDGEAVAQRIESAYLDLKDLAEDLGARVEDLEYDPMQIQKVQDRLDLIYSLQKKHHLETISELIDLKDNIQSQLDKINFFDDELDKLKKHLKEVEKNLKEKAAKLTESRKKVLSVVKTSVEKQLHALGMPHANFVVQMSLADEYMPFGVDQIEFLFSGNKNGTPSAINKVASGGEMSRVMLSIKSLLSSAKALPTIIFDEIDTGVSGEVADQMGVIMSEMAKAMQVVSITHLPQITVKGHHHYKVFKTDNEHTTVSQIKKLSHEERIVEVAKMLSGSTLTDEAMKNARSLLKN from the coding sequence ATGCTCAAGTCTCTGTCAATATCCAATTATGCACTTATTGATAAGGTTAATATCAGCCTTGAAAATGGTTTAACTGTCATTACAGGTGAAACGGGTGCAGGTAAGTCTGTTTTGTTAGGGGCACTCTCGCTGATTTTGGGTAGCAGAAGTGATTTAACGGCTCTGTTAAACCGAGAAAAAAAATGTGTAGTTGAAGGGGAGTTTTTTATTGGTAATAATGGATTAAAGGAAATATTTGAAGTCAATGATGTTGACTTTGAAGAATCTACCATTATCAGACGAGAAGTTTTACCAACTGGTAAATCAAGGGCTTTTGTAAACGATACCCCTGTAAATTTGCAGTTTTTAAAAGATATTGGTTCTAAACTCATTGATGTTCATTCTCAACATCAGAATTTGTTACTCGATGATGTAGGGTTTCAGCGTATGGTTGTTGATTCTGTAGCAGATAATAAACTCTTACAGCAGGATTATTTAATTCAATTTAAGGAATACAAACAGCTAAACAGGCAGATTGAACACCTTATTGAAGAAAATAATAAACAGAAAGATGATCTTGATTATCTGCAGTTTCAGTTCAGTCAGTTAGATGAAGCAAAGTTGGTTGAGGGTGAATTGGAAGAACTAGAAAAACAGCTTCAGGAGCTTTCTCATGTTGAAGAAATAAAAATGAGTTTGGCTGAAGTAGTGGGTGTTTTGAATGATGAGCCCAAAACAGTGGTTGATTCCTTACGTGATTCTTTAAACAAGATTCATAAAATAGAACAATATTTACACGATGGTGAGGCTGTAGCTCAGCGAATTGAATCGGCTTACCTTGATTTGAAAGATCTGGCGGAAGATTTGGGAGCAAGGGTGGAAGATCTCGAATATGACCCTATGCAAATTCAAAAAGTTCAAGATCGTTTGGATTTGATATACAGTCTTCAGAAAAAACATCATCTGGAAACAATCTCTGAATTGATTGATTTAAAGGATAATATCCAGTCGCAATTAGATAAGATTAACTTCTTTGATGATGAGTTGGATAAACTGAAAAAGCATTTAAAAGAAGTTGAAAAAAATCTGAAAGAAAAGGCTGCTAAACTGACTGAGTCAAGAAAGAAAGTATTGTCGGTTGTTAAAACATCTGTTGAAAAACAATTGCATGCATTAGGTATGCCTCATGCAAATTTTGTTGTTCAGATGTCTTTAGCTGATGAGTATATGCCTTTTGGTGTTGATCAAATTGAATTCTTGTTTTCAGGAAATAAAAATGGTACTCCTTCGGCTATCAATAAGGTGGCATCAGGTGGTGAAATGTCAAGAGTGATGCTGAGTATTAAATCTTTATTGTCATCAGCTAAAGCCTTACCAACTATCATTTTTGATGAAATTGATACAGGAGTTTCAGGAGAGGTGGCTGATCAGATGGGTGTAATCATGTCGGAAATGGCAAAGGCGATGCAGGTAGTTAGTATAACACATCTTCCACAAATAACTGTAAAAGGGCATCATCATTATAAAGTTTTTAAAACAGATAATGAACATACTACTGTTTCTCAGATAAAAAAACTTTCACACGAAGAGCGTATTGTTGAGGTTGCAAAAATGTTAAGTGGGTCCACTTTAACAGATGAAGCAATGAAAAACGCTCGTTCTCTATTGAAAAACTGA